Proteins from one Daphnia pulicaria isolate SC F1-1A chromosome 3, SC_F0-13Bv2, whole genome shotgun sequence genomic window:
- the LOC124329329 gene encoding histone-lysine N-methyltransferase PRDM16-like: MNPQSLTPPLTAADHRRRRNPPSIASVAVETQQPEAASSAVAAATAAAYYQHCWDVLMKADSLHHHHHPHHPSDGRSPPPARSPLAMDHRHHHRLPHPPPPPPPSWMTAMAASTIPWPFIPQVTDSAAAATATQQLQIANMYASLFTRLQQQHQQMSASQQSNSSGGGEMSPKQASVYPGPLSGDSSIGQAVPRLLRQLTVQIKPGRQLQQEEEEREQQDRHQGDQMPFDLSSRRPHSPSDESGAPLDLRIDGKKDRSSDNSPARGRQDSPCPPLVIHNRSPATSPVRPSSSSASYSSAPASPVRPSSSSGRATSSPLLCPSTLHPVMLEAMYRSMEKIPRLTTVFPGGPYPPNQPHHQRPCPPLIHPATGLVSHHHHHQASSSGSNYPRLGRQESSNSNKTGNASSSTGVNKSRDRYSCKFCGKVFPRSANLTRHLRTHTGEQPYKCKYCDRSFSISSNLQRHVRNIHNKEKPFRCPLCDRCFGQQTNLDRHLKKHESDGPTILDEDRKRSRAAGMTAAAGARPSGVQLLRPPAAGFYYADLAAVAAAQHHHQQQQQQHRRAAIPDLHHNISPILNSRLGMMGAQSPVHSPAQSPSGSSSSDHDESPMNKKARHHEIEEDDEEESAIESSPEEAEEEDDLANSKETIADEELAESSVKDEADAASEAGSHSSSGASNSSAGAPSSEGNAGVLSCEVTIHTDNKSPTLSPNSAAIIVVTPSS; encoded by the exons ATGAACCCGCAATCGTTGACGCCTCCACTCACCGCCGCCGATCATCGCCGACGTCGCAATCCGCCATCCATCGCATCCGTCGCCGTGGAAACGCAGCAGCCAGAGGCCGCCTCATCTGCTgtagccgccgccaccgccgccgcttaCTACCAGCACTGTTGGGACGTCTTGATGAAGGCCGATAGTCTccatcatcaccaccatcCTCATCATCCTTCGGACGGTCGATCACCACCGCCAGCCAGATCACCACTAGCCATGGACCACCGTCATCACCACCGATTGCCCcacccaccgccgccgcctcctCCGTCCTGGATGACCGCGATGGCCGCCAGCACCATTCCATGGCCTTTCATTCCACAG GTCACGGATAGCGCCGCTGCGGCGACGGCCACTCAGCAGCTGCAGATCGCCAACATGTACGCCTCGCTGTTCACCcgactccagcagcagcaccagcaaaTGAGCGCCAGCCAGCAGTCCAATTCCAGTGGTGGCGGAGAAATGTCGCCCAAGCAAGCGTCCGTCTACCCCGGGCCGCTCAGCGGCGACTCCAGCATAGGGCAGGCCGTTCCGCGCCTCCTGCGCCAGCTGACCGTTCAGATCAAGCCGGGCCGACAGCTccagcaggaggaggaggaacgcGAGCAACAGGATCGGCATCAGGGGGACCAAATGCCTTTTGATCTCTCCTCTCGGCGTCCGCATTCTCCGTCGGATGAATCCGGAGCGCCGCTCGATTTGAGGATTGACGGCAAGAAGGATCGCTCCAGCGACAACTCTCCCGCTCGCGGACGCCAGGACTCACCTTGCCCACCTCTGGTGATCCACAATAGAAGTCCGGCCACATCTCCCGTCCGCCCGTCTTCGTCCAGCGCTTCTTACTCTTCGGCGCCAGCTTCTCCGGTCCGGCCCAGTTCGTCTTCCGGTCGGGCCACTTCGTCGCCACTGCTCTGCCCGTCCACGCTCCACCCTGTCATGCTGGAGGCCATGTACCGCTCTATGGAGAAGATCCCTCGTCTGACCACCGTCTTCCCGGGAGGACCGTATCCGCCGAACCAGCCGCACCACCAGCGGCCCTGTCCGCCGCTGATCCATCCGGCCACTGGTCTGGTCTcgcaccatcaccaccaccaagcgtccagcagcggcagcaactACCCGCGGCTCGGCCGCCAGGAGTCGTCCAATTCGAACAAGACGGGCAACGCGTCGAGTAGCACCGGGGTGAACAAATCGCGCGACCGCTACTCGTGCAAGTTCTGCGGCAAGGTCTTCCCCCGCTCGGCCAACTTGACCCGCCACCTGCGGACTCACACGGGCGAACAGCCTTACAAATGCAAATACTGCGATCGCTCCTTCTCCATCTCGTCCAACCTGCAGAGACACGTTCGCAACATTCACAACAAGGAGAAACCGTTCAG GTGTCCGCTGTGCGACCGCTGTTTCGGGCAACAAACCAATTTGGACCGACATTTGAAGAAGCACGAATCGGACGGGCCCACCATTCTGGACGAAGATCGTAAGCGAAGTCGTGCGGCCGGAATGACGGCCGCAGCCGGCGCCAGGCCATCTGGCGTCCAACTCTTGAGGCCGCCGGCCGCAGGATTTTATTACGCCGACTTGGCCGCCGTCGCCGCCGCCCAGCAtcatcaccagcagcagcagcagcagcaccgacGGGCGGCCATCCCGGATTTGCACCACAACATTTCGCCGATTCTCAACAGCCGCCTGGGCATGATGGGGGCTCAATCTCCCGTCCACTCGCCGGCCCAATCGCCGTCCGGCAGCAGCTCTTCCGACCACGACGAGTCGccaatgaataagaaagcccgGCACCACGAAATCGAggaagacgacgaagaagaaagcgCCATCGAATCCAGTCCAGAGGAAGCCGAGGAGGAAGACGATCTCGCCAACTCGAAAGAAACCATCGCTGATGAGGAGCTTGCGGAGAGCTCGGTCAAAGACGAGGCCGATGCGGCCAGCGAGGCCGgcagccacagcagcagcggcgccAGCAATAGCAGCGCCGGGGCGCCCAGCAGCGAAGGCAACGCGGGAGTCCTCTCATGCGAGGTGACCATCCACACGGACAACAAGTCGCCGACTTTGTCGCCAAACTCCGCCGCTATTATCGTCGTCACCCCGTCCAGTTGA
- the LOC124328274 gene encoding endoplasmic reticulum resident protein 44-like, with the protein MRIFRHVTPLNFVVQFLVLFRLFSHGECGAVQLTADNFDTIIANTELVLINFYADWCRFSNMLAPIFDEAADKVTSEFPSSRVILGKVDCDKDTSIGTRFHISKYPTLKAVRNGQLFKKEYRGQRSAEAFANFVREQLVDPMKEFTQLSEVQHNQMDDKKRHVIGYFETRDSPEYANFAKLAAVLKDDCNFHVGFGEVTRAMHPPGQPIVAFRPAKARSNDMDESFTGDLKSYDEFSIWTTDKCVPLVREITFENAEELTEEGLPFLILFYNPDDNNSIKKYNEIINRELLDEKQNINFLTADGVTFAHPLQHLGKSKKDLPLIAIDSFRHMYLFPKFEDINIPGKLKQFLADLHSGKLHREFHYGPDPATDPPLQLEHHAGNENSKDDDLSKKPTQPPESTFKKLAPSKNRYTLLDKDEL; encoded by the exons ATGAGGATATTTCGCCACGTCACTCCTCTTAACTTCGTAGTTCAATTTCTG GTACTCTTCAGGTTATTCAGCCATGGAGAGTGTGGTGCAGTACAGCTCACAGCTGACAATTTTGATACAATTATTG CAAACACAGAATTGGTGCTAATCAACTTTTATGCGGACTGGTGTCGATTCAGCAACATGTTAGCACCGATTTTTGATGAGGCTGCTGACAAAGTAACTTCTGAGTTCCCTAGCTCACGGGTGATTCTAGGAAAAGTTGATTGTGACAAAGATA CTTCTATTGGCACAAGATTCCATATTTCCAAATATCCCACACTAAAGGCAGTGAGAAATGGCCAGTTGTTTAAGAAAGAATACCGTGGACAGAGATCCGCTGAGGCCTTCGCTAATTTTGTGCGGGAGCAATTGGTCGATCCGATGAAAGAGTTTACTCAGCTCTCGGAAGTACAGCATAATCAAATGGATGACAAGAAACGGCACGTCATTGGTTATTTCGAGACGCGAGATTCACCTGAGTACGCCAATTTTGCTAAATTGGCTGCTGTTTTGAAGGATGACTGCAATTTCCATGTCGGGTTTGGCGAAGTAACCAGAGCTATGCATCCTCCTGGCCAACCAATTGTGGCTTTCAGGCCAGCCAAAGCACGTTCTAATGATATGGACGAATCTTTCACTGGGGATCTGAAGAGTTATGATGAGTTCAGTATTTGGACAACAGACAAGTGTGTGCCGTTGGTGCGAGAAATTACTTTTGAAAATGCTGAGGAACTAACTGAAGAAGGTCTGCCCTTCCTTATCCTCTTCTACAACCCAGATGACAACAATAGCATTAAAAAGTACAACGAGATTATCAATCGCGAACTGTTGGACGAAAAAC AAAACATCAACTTCTTGACAGCCGACGGAGTGACATTTGCCCATCCTCTTCAGCATTTGGGGAAGAGTAAAAAAGATCTTCCACTCATCGCTATCGATAGCTTTAGGCACATGTATCTCTTCCCTAAGTTTGAA gATATAAACATTCCTGGTAAGTTAAAGCAGTTCCTCGCCGATCTACATTCCGGCAAACTGCACAGAGAATTCCACTATGGTCCTGACCCAGCTACCGATCCTCCTCTGCAACTTGAACATCACGCAGGCAATGAAAACAGCAAAGATGATGATCTAAGCAAAAAGCCAACTCAGCCACCTGAATCAACATTCAAGAAACTCGCTCCATCTAAGAACCGTTACACGCTTCTAGATAAAGACGAGTTATAA